A single Chryseobacterium sp. DNA region contains:
- a CDS encoding helix-turn-helix transcriptional regulator codes for MEKSEILKSVGNKIKEIRQSKGFSQVDLVGKMEGNIDVTNISRIEQGRTNPTVYTLFRIANALEVHPKEFFDIEITEA; via the coding sequence TTGGAGAAATCAGAAATTTTAAAGTCAGTAGGAAATAAGATCAAGGAGATAAGACAAAGTAAAGGCTTTTCTCAGGTTGATCTTGTAGGAAAAATGGAAGGTAATATTGATGTAACTAATATTTCAAGAATAGAACAAGGAAGAACTAATCCTACAGTTTATACTCTTTTCAGAATTGCAAATGCTTTGGAAGTTCACCCTAAGGAATTCTTTGATATAGAAATTACAGAAGCTTAA